A DNA window from bacterium contains the following coding sequences:
- a CDS encoding nuclear transport factor 2 family protein, with the protein MKPEQVAEAYFSRMREQDIGVVELFHEDAVLLGLGMRVSGHEAIRKFYSTAIKGGGPSPRMAGPLVSDGQRVFAEVFIDLSIGSTVHAVDVFHIEDDRIRMLNYFISDEPAEQ; encoded by the coding sequence ATGAAACCCGAACAGGTCGCGGAGGCCTACTTCTCCCGCATGCGCGAACAGGATATTGGCGTGGTCGAACTCTTTCACGAAGACGCCGTGCTCCTGGGCCTTGGCATGCGTGTCTCGGGTCATGAAGCCATCCGGAAATTCTATTCGACAGCCATCAAAGGCGGCGGACCGAGCCCTCGAATGGCCGGACCGCTGGTCAGCGATGGCCAGCGGGTGTTTGCCGAGGTCTTCATCGACCTATCCATCGGGTCGACCGTGCACGCCGTAGATGTGTTTCACATCGAAGACGATCGCATCCGAATGCTCAACTACTTCATTTCCGATGAACCCGCAGAGCAATAG